A genome region from Arachis duranensis cultivar V14167 chromosome 6, aradu.V14167.gnm2.J7QH, whole genome shotgun sequence includes the following:
- the LOC110272604 gene encoding uncharacterized protein LOC110272604 encodes MLVDEIWHAAGDNASDIDWYAKRTVLARLYLTTEIYMLTYTSPDFHDTWAFLDARVKDAFDLKKTIQELHQTLLGIILIGGY; translated from the exons ATGCTGGTGGATGAGATTTGGCATGCTGCAGGTGACAATGCTTCTGATATTGATTGGTATGCCAAGCGCACTGTCCTAGCAAGACTATACTTGACAACCGAGATTTATATGCTGACATATACATCTCCTG ACTTCCATGATACATGGGCTTTCTTGGATGCTCGAGTGAAAGATGCTTTTGATCTAAAGAAAACCATTCAAGAG CTCCACCAAACATTGCTGGGAATCATTCTGATAGGGGGATATTGA